A stretch of the Pseudomonas helvetica genome encodes the following:
- a CDS encoding MFS transporter translates to MKPISAARDEAVAGSAPRVPSVRWALASLSLSMLLSSLGTSIANVGLPTLAQAFNASFQEVQWIVLAYLLAITTLIVSVGRLGDITGRRRLLLAGIFLFTLASALCSVAPTLWLLIAARALQGLGAAIMMALTIAFVGETVSKAKTGSAMGLLGTMSAIGTALGPSLGGVLIADLGWQAIFLISIPLGILTFLLAHRYLPADRQAPKPERAGFDPLGTLLLALMLAAYALAMTIGRGSFGPLNVALLVAAAFGVGLFVLAEARVASPLIRLAMFRDPVLSGSLAMSALVSTVMMATLVVGPFYLSHGLGLDAAIVGLALSVGPIFAALTGVPAGRLTDRFGAQRMTVFGLIAVATGCFMLSLIPETLGILGYIAPMVVITIGYALFQTANNTAVMSDIRPDQRGVVSGLLNLSRNLGLITGASALGAVFVLASATNDITAARPEAVASGMRITFAVAMALIAAALVIAQGSRALTPRPSLPADVS, encoded by the coding sequence ATGAAGCCAATCAGTGCAGCACGAGATGAGGCCGTCGCCGGCAGCGCACCACGAGTACCCTCGGTTCGCTGGGCCCTCGCCAGCCTTTCGTTATCCATGTTGCTGTCCTCGCTCGGCACCAGCATCGCCAACGTCGGCTTGCCGACGTTGGCACAGGCGTTCAACGCCTCCTTCCAGGAGGTCCAGTGGATCGTCCTCGCTTACCTCCTCGCTATCACCACCCTGATCGTCAGCGTCGGACGCCTCGGCGATATCACTGGTCGTCGGCGGTTGCTACTGGCCGGCATTTTCTTGTTCACGCTGGCCTCGGCCTTGTGCAGCGTCGCGCCCACGCTCTGGCTGCTGATTGCCGCCCGGGCGCTGCAAGGCCTCGGCGCGGCCATCATGATGGCCCTGACCATAGCCTTTGTCGGCGAGACGGTTTCGAAGGCAAAGACCGGTAGCGCCATGGGCTTACTCGGGACGATGTCTGCGATTGGCACCGCGCTGGGGCCGTCGCTCGGCGGCGTGCTGATCGCCGACCTCGGCTGGCAGGCGATCTTTCTGATTAGCATACCGTTGGGCATCCTGACGTTTCTGCTTGCGCATCGTTACCTGCCCGCCGATCGCCAAGCGCCGAAGCCCGAGCGCGCCGGCTTCGACCCGCTGGGCACTTTGCTGCTGGCGCTGATGCTTGCGGCTTATGCGCTGGCCATGACGATTGGGCGCGGCAGTTTCGGTCCACTCAATGTGGCCCTGCTGGTGGCGGCAGCCTTCGGTGTCGGCCTCTTCGTGCTCGCCGAAGCGCGAGTTGCCTCACCGTTGATTCGATTGGCGATGTTCCGCGATCCGGTGCTGAGTGGGAGTCTCGCCATGAGTGCGCTTGTCTCGACGGTGATGATGGCGACGCTGGTGGTCGGGCCTTTTTATCTCTCGCATGGCCTCGGGCTTGACGCCGCTATTGTCGGGCTGGCCTTGTCGGTCGGGCCGATTTTCGCGGCGCTGACCGGGGTGCCCGCGGGTCGCCTTACCGACCGTTTTGGCGCACAACGCATGACCGTCTTCGGACTCATCGCAGTGGCGACCGGTTGCTTCATGCTCTCGCTGATACCAGAGACGCTCGGGATCCTCGGCTACATCGCCCCGATGGTTGTCATCACCATTGGCTACGCGCTGTTCCAGACGGCTAACAACACCGCGGTCATGAGCGATATTCGCCCGGACCAGCGCGGCGTTGTCTCCGGCTTGCTCAACCTGTCGCGGAATCTGGGGCTGATCACCGGTGCGTCCGCGTTGGGTGCGGTGTTCGTGCTCGCATCGGCAACAAACGACATCACCGCGGCGCGTCCCGAGGCCGTTGCCAGCGGTATGCGAATCACATTTGCCGTCGCCATGGCGCTGATCGCCGCTGCGCTCGTTATCGCGCAGGGAAGCCGCGCGCTGACACCCCGCCCTTCTCTCCCCGCCGACGTCTCGTGA
- a CDS encoding SDR family oxidoreductase produces MKIVVIGGTGLIGSKLVKNLRERGHDVLAASPSTGVNSITRDGLAQAMDGADIVVDVANAPSWEDQAVLEFFETSSRNLLAAEAAAGVRHHVALSIVGSERLPENGYFRAKVAQENLIKASGIPYSILRATQFFEFVGGIAHSFTVGEELCVSPALIQPMASDDVVAALTDVVLASPVNGTVEVAGPEAMPLDELIRRFLRATQDTRQVVPDVHARYYGAVLDDRSLTPGKNPLLGAIRFEDWLSQSTAEAGR; encoded by the coding sequence ATGAAGATCGTCGTCATCGGAGGCACCGGCCTCATCGGATCGAAACTTGTGAAGAACCTCCGCGAGCGCGGCCATGACGTGCTCGCTGCCAGCCCCAGCACGGGCGTAAACAGCATCACTCGCGACGGCCTGGCCCAAGCGATGGATGGTGCCGACATCGTCGTCGACGTGGCGAACGCGCCGTCGTGGGAGGACCAGGCCGTCCTCGAGTTTTTCGAAACGTCGAGCCGTAACCTGCTGGCCGCGGAAGCGGCTGCCGGGGTTCGCCATCACGTTGCGCTGTCGATTGTCGGGAGCGAACGGCTTCCCGAGAACGGCTATTTCCGGGCCAAGGTCGCGCAGGAAAACCTCATCAAGGCATCCGGCATTCCTTACTCTATTTTGCGTGCCACGCAATTCTTCGAATTTGTCGGCGGCATTGCCCATTCGTTTACCGTCGGCGAAGAACTTTGCGTTTCGCCGGCGCTGATCCAGCCGATGGCGTCCGATGACGTGGTGGCGGCACTTACCGACGTCGTGCTTGCATCGCCGGTCAATGGCACGGTCGAAGTCGCGGGGCCCGAGGCTATGCCGCTCGACGAGTTGATCAGGCGTTTTCTGCGGGCCACTCAGGATACTCGCCAGGTCGTACCGGACGTACACGCACGCTACTACGGCGCCGTGCTTGACGATCGATCGCTGACCCCCGGCAAGAACCCGCTCCTGGGCGCGATCCGTTTCGAAGACTGGCTCAGCCAGTCAACGGCCGAAGCGGGCCGCTGA
- a CDS encoding DHA2 family efflux MFS transporter permease subunit encodes MNTFASATPSGAKATTGVLLIVGVVLATLTEAIAGTVLSIGRGDIIGDTYATPDEIAWLDVGYTTLKLIGFIMAAWLMQRFSARNLIIGSTLAMGLACCMAAIIARLDLLIALRIIQGFAGGTLLVAGQAMIFRAWPRAFQPILQALFAMGSVVAPATIAPALQGWLIDSQSWTWIFFSVVPLALAATGLLLIADGPSPAQVRQRPFDWLGFSLISATLFCFTYVLSQGSRWDWFEEPRILMLTMIGTAALLAFFGQQALAKGLGVFDFTVFKSSDFTFAFIVSFVAGAALFGSAFLIPAFALSVLAFTPTDAGLLLLPSGGLFVGSLLIAAFFIKVRRVPPVATVPFGILLIMGAMWMLSGSTSDSGAGDMMAAILLRGLGLGFLFLSITLIAFSDLNSRNLAFGIGLFNTGRQLGGLMGVAGIQTLIDHHIVINVAALGANVTPGGNALIERLTATTAMLAGKGMDQVAAGRAATSLLGKVVSGQATVIAFDTAFYAVALLFVVAAPILIGIKIGLVRYAKARAVA; translated from the coding sequence ATGAACACCTTTGCCAGCGCAACGCCGAGCGGCGCCAAGGCTACGACTGGCGTCCTGCTCATCGTGGGCGTCGTGCTGGCCACACTGACGGAAGCGATCGCCGGCACCGTTCTATCAATCGGGCGCGGCGATATCATCGGCGACACCTATGCAACACCTGATGAAATCGCCTGGCTGGATGTCGGCTACACCACGCTCAAGCTGATCGGGTTCATCATGGCCGCATGGCTGATGCAGCGTTTTTCTGCGCGTAACCTGATCATCGGCTCAACCCTGGCCATGGGCCTGGCGTGCTGCATGGCCGCCATCATCGCTCGACTGGACCTGCTGATCGCGCTTCGGATCATTCAAGGCTTCGCCGGTGGCACCCTGCTGGTGGCGGGCCAGGCGATGATTTTTCGTGCCTGGCCGCGAGCCTTTCAGCCGATACTTCAAGCCCTGTTTGCCATGGGCTCGGTGGTTGCGCCCGCGACTATTGCCCCGGCCCTTCAAGGGTGGTTGATCGACAGTCAGTCCTGGACCTGGATTTTCTTCAGCGTGGTACCGCTGGCCCTGGCGGCGACGGGTCTTTTGCTCATTGCAGACGGCCCATCGCCTGCCCAAGTCCGGCAGCGCCCCTTCGACTGGCTCGGCTTCTCCCTGATCTCGGCCACCTTGTTCTGTTTCACCTACGTGCTCAGCCAAGGCAGTCGATGGGACTGGTTCGAGGAACCTCGGATCCTGATGCTGACAATGATCGGCACCGCCGCGCTGCTGGCATTTTTCGGCCAACAAGCGTTGGCCAAAGGCCTGGGGGTATTCGATTTCACGGTGTTCAAATCGAGTGATTTTACCTTTGCCTTTATCGTCAGCTTTGTCGCTGGCGCCGCCTTGTTCGGCAGCGCATTTCTGATTCCGGCATTCGCCCTGTCGGTGCTGGCGTTCACCCCGACCGACGCCGGCTTGCTCCTGCTGCCCAGTGGCGGTTTGTTTGTCGGCTCGCTGCTCATCGCTGCCTTTTTTATCAAAGTGCGCCGCGTTCCACCGGTTGCGACAGTGCCCTTCGGCATCCTGCTGATCATGGGGGCGATGTGGATGCTGTCCGGCTCCACCAGCGACAGCGGCGCCGGTGACATGATGGCGGCTATCCTGTTGCGGGGCCTGGGCCTTGGCTTCCTGTTTCTGTCAATTACGCTGATCGCCTTCAGCGACCTCAACAGCCGCAACCTCGCTTTCGGCATCGGGCTGTTCAATACCGGGCGTCAATTGGGTGGCTTAATGGGCGTCGCCGGGATCCAGACCCTGATTGACCATCACATCGTCATCAATGTCGCGGCTCTCGGCGCCAACGTCACCCCGGGGGGAAACGCGCTCATCGAACGACTGACGGCCACCACGGCGATGTTGGCGGGAAAGGGGATGGATCAAGTGGCCGCTGGCAGGGCAGCGACGAGCCTCTTGGGCAAGGTCGTGTCAGGTCAGGCCACGGTGATTGCCTTCGACACCGCGTTCTACGCCGTGGCCCTGCTGTTTGTCGTCGCCGCGCCCATACTGATCGGCATCAAGATCGGCCTGGTGCGATACGCGAAAGCGCGAGCTGTCGCGTGA
- a CDS encoding DUF1059 domain-containing protein — MSRKYIDCREFPSGIKCSVALSADSEKELLDAAAQHAVSVHKHVDSPELRAQLKTMFHDGTPPLEARRA; from the coding sequence ATGTCGCGTAAATATATCGATTGCCGTGAATTTCCAAGCGGAATCAAGTGCTCTGTCGCACTGTCCGCTGACTCCGAAAAAGAATTGCTGGATGCCGCCGCGCAGCATGCGGTCAGTGTTCACAAGCACGTCGATTCGCCAGAACTGCGCGCGCAACTGAAGACCATGTTTCACGATGGCACGCCGCCGCTAGAAGCCCGACGCGCTTGA
- a CDS encoding NAD(P)H-dependent oxidoreductase gives MTTLLHIECSPRKQRSASLEVARSFIARYQEHAPDTEIITLDLWNMALPEFDDLAMEAKYAGLNGTPLTPAQQDAWNTLKALASHLHRSDVLVMSVPLWNFSIPYKLKHFIDLVSQKDILFSVDAERGLEGMLLNKTAVVMYARGLDFSAQSSTPATRFDFQKPYVEAWLKFVGVTDVHSVIVEKTILGEDVDRSAREAATQQARRLADSICC, from the coding sequence ATGACGACTCTTCTGCACATTGAATGTTCTCCGCGCAAGCAGCGCTCGGCCTCCCTTGAAGTCGCCCGCAGCTTCATTGCGCGTTACCAAGAACACGCCCCAGACACCGAAATCATCACGCTCGACCTTTGGAACATGGCGTTACCGGAATTCGATGATCTGGCCATGGAGGCCAAATACGCCGGGCTCAATGGCACCCCTTTGACCCCGGCACAACAAGACGCCTGGAACACGTTGAAAGCGTTGGCAAGTCACCTGCACCGCTCGGATGTGCTGGTGATGTCTGTACCGCTGTGGAACTTCAGCATTCCGTACAAGCTCAAGCACTTCATCGACCTGGTGTCGCAGAAAGACATCCTGTTCAGCGTTGACGCGGAGCGCGGCCTGGAAGGCATGTTGCTCAACAAAACCGCTGTGGTGATGTACGCCCGAGGCCTGGATTTTTCGGCGCAGTCGAGCACGCCGGCAACGCGCTTCGACTTTCAGAAGCCCTATGTTGAAGCCTGGCTGAAGTTTGTCGGCGTGACGGATGTGCATTCAGTGATTGTGGAGAAAACCATCCTGGGCGAAGACGTTGATCGCAGCGCGCGTGAGGCCGCGACTCAGCAGGCCAGGAGATTGGCAGACAGTATCTGTTGCTGA
- a CDS encoding glutathione S-transferase family protein, whose amino-acid sequence MSLTLYYHPLSSYCHKVLIALYENATEFEKRIIDLTDDADRAELQALWPLVKFPVISDHLRQRALPEATIIIEYLDHHYPGEQRLIPNDWETALEVRLWDRFFDNYVQGPLQQIVSDRLNSTNADLSKQRSMLETAYAMLDHRMASRIWMAGQDFSLADCAATPALFYASTLVPFPSEFKHLSAYFDRLTRRPSVQRVIDEARPYFSLYPFADAIPKRFLQAPGIT is encoded by the coding sequence ATGTCGCTGACTCTTTACTACCATCCACTGTCGTCGTACTGCCACAAGGTGCTGATCGCGCTTTACGAAAACGCTACCGAATTCGAAAAGCGGATCATCGACCTGACAGACGATGCGGACCGCGCGGAGCTTCAAGCCCTTTGGCCACTGGTCAAGTTCCCGGTCATCAGTGATCACCTGCGCCAGCGCGCCCTGCCAGAGGCCACGATCATCATCGAGTACCTGGATCACCACTATCCGGGTGAGCAACGGTTGATTCCGAACGATTGGGAGACCGCGCTGGAGGTGCGTCTGTGGGACCGCTTTTTCGACAACTATGTGCAGGGGCCGCTGCAACAGATTGTCAGTGATCGACTGAACAGCACCAACGCTGATTTGAGCAAACAACGGTCCATGCTGGAGACAGCCTACGCCATGCTCGACCATCGAATGGCGTCGCGAATCTGGATGGCCGGCCAGGACTTCAGCCTGGCCGATTGCGCCGCAACCCCGGCGCTTTTCTATGCCAGCACGCTGGTGCCGTTCCCGAGCGAATTCAAGCACTTGAGTGCCTATTTCGACCGGTTGACACGCAGACCCTCCGTGCAGCGAGTCATCGACGAAGCCCGACCTTACTTTTCGCTCTACCCGTTTGCGGACGCCATCCCCAAACGGTTTCTCCAGGCACCGGGCATCACTTGA
- a CDS encoding LysR family transcriptional regulator encodes MSTPDLNLLVTLDVLLAEGSVARAAKRLRLSPSAMSRALARLRETTGDPLLVRAGRGLVPTPRALELREQVSQLVQDAETVLRPAEALNLQRLVRTFTLRTSEGFVESFGAQLIARVSEQAPGVRLRFVQKPDKDSTSLRDGSVDLETGVVGKSEGPEVRTQALFRDRFIGVVRKGHPLSQGEITPARYAAGKHIYVSRRGLDKGPIDEALKSLELAREVVTIVDGFSTAVSLARASDMIASVPQRHTENLRAGMHSFALPLTLPTFTVSMLWHPRLDADLAHRWLRGCLREVCAQPGNERALDTSAVEGGAFLAPADTKKPAQGGL; translated from the coding sequence ATGTCGACACCCGATCTCAACTTGCTGGTCACCCTTGATGTGCTGCTCGCAGAAGGCAGCGTTGCACGGGCTGCGAAGCGCTTGCGGCTGAGCCCGTCGGCGATGAGTCGGGCACTGGCGCGACTGCGTGAAACCACCGGCGATCCGCTGCTGGTCAGGGCCGGCCGCGGACTTGTGCCCACCCCGAGAGCGCTCGAACTGCGCGAGCAGGTCAGTCAGTTGGTGCAGGATGCCGAGACGGTTCTGCGCCCGGCTGAAGCACTCAACCTCCAACGGCTGGTCCGCACATTCACGCTGCGCACCAGTGAAGGTTTTGTGGAGAGTTTCGGCGCGCAGTTGATTGCACGCGTCAGCGAGCAAGCCCCCGGCGTACGGCTGCGGTTCGTGCAGAAGCCCGATAAAGACAGCACGTCACTTCGCGATGGGAGCGTCGATCTGGAAACGGGTGTGGTGGGGAAAAGTGAAGGCCCCGAGGTGCGTACGCAGGCACTGTTCAGGGACCGTTTCATTGGTGTTGTGCGCAAGGGGCATCCGCTGAGCCAAGGCGAGATCACGCCGGCTCGTTACGCGGCGGGCAAGCATATTTACGTTTCCCGGCGGGGGCTCGACAAGGGCCCGATCGATGAAGCTCTCAAGTCGCTGGAGCTTGCGCGGGAAGTGGTGACTATCGTCGACGGCTTTTCGACTGCAGTGTCGCTCGCCCGGGCCAGCGACATGATCGCCAGCGTTCCGCAGCGGCACACCGAAAACCTGCGCGCCGGCATGCACAGCTTTGCGCTTCCACTGACCCTGCCGACGTTCACCGTCTCAATGCTCTGGCATCCACGGCTGGATGCCGACCTGGCGCATCGCTGGTTGCGCGGCTGCCTTCGGGAGGTGTGTGCGCAACCCGGCAATGAGCGGGCATTGGACACGAGCGCGGTTGAAGGGGGGGCCTTTCTTGCACCAGCAGATACGAAAAAGCCCGCACAAGGCGGGCTTTGA
- a CDS encoding cupin domain-containing protein codes for MVARFLLAAAFAALSISAASAAEPPDAKVTVVFDRPIPNIPGKSMKGVVVEYGPGAASPSHTHPKTAFIYATVLEGAFRIKVKGQPEKIYHVGENFVEEPGSVHEVSANASNTEPARLLAVFVLDSDEKTLVTPIKK; via the coding sequence ATGGTTGCCCGATTTCTCTTAGCCGCTGCTTTCGCAGCACTGTCGATCAGCGCAGCGTCGGCCGCTGAGCCGCCTGATGCCAAGGTGACAGTCGTGTTTGACCGTCCCATTCCCAACATCCCTGGCAAGAGCATGAAGGGTGTGGTCGTCGAGTATGGGCCGGGCGCCGCGTCGCCGTCCCACACCCATCCGAAAACGGCCTTCATCTATGCAACGGTCCTGGAGGGCGCGTTTCGTATCAAAGTCAAAGGCCAGCCGGAAAAGATCTACCACGTCGGCGAAAACTTCGTAGAGGAACCGGGTTCCGTGCACGAAGTCAGCGCCAACGCCAGCAACACCGAACCTGCACGCCTGTTGGCCGTGTTCGTCCTCGACAGCGACGAAAAGACACTCGTTACACCTATCAAAAAGTGA
- a CDS encoding CAP domain-containing protein, producing MRVLSSVMRLATLSLGLVFAATAVATEESQLVESINTYRSQVQRCASLVSQELPPLAADPRLILPGNNIGDLQQALARTAYPMVSVQAITLSGPRDAPSAMKAVRESFCQVVLDPQFVDIGVSHEGTLWRIVLARPLLAGRLGDWQAEGQKLLEMINSARKQTRQCGAQSFTATQPLAWNATLATAAQAHTQSMANHNFFDHKDRDGRTPGDRAELAGYAGQQIGENIAAGQDTVRKVVDGWLSSPGHCANLMNPQFRELGAAYAVDPKSDAGIYWTAMFGTP from the coding sequence ATGCGCGTCCTGTCATCCGTTATGCGTCTTGCCACGTTGTCGCTGGGGCTGGTGTTCGCCGCCACTGCCGTGGCCACCGAAGAGTCGCAGCTGGTCGAGTCGATCAACACCTACCGCAGCCAGGTGCAGCGTTGCGCCAGCCTGGTGTCTCAAGAGCTGCCACCGCTCGCGGCCGATCCGCGCCTGATCCTGCCCGGCAACAATATCGGCGACCTGCAGCAGGCGCTGGCGCGTACGGCTTATCCGATGGTCAGCGTACAGGCGATCACGCTGTCCGGCCCGCGAGATGCGCCATCGGCCATGAAGGCTGTTCGGGAGAGCTTCTGCCAGGTCGTGCTGGACCCGCAGTTCGTCGATATCGGCGTGAGCCATGAAGGAACTCTATGGCGCATTGTGCTCGCGCGCCCACTGTTGGCCGGCCGCCTGGGCGACTGGCAGGCCGAGGGACAGAAGCTGCTCGAGATGATCAACAGCGCCCGCAAGCAAACGCGTCAGTGCGGCGCTCAGTCCTTTACCGCCACCCAACCGCTGGCCTGGAACGCCACGCTGGCGACAGCCGCCCAGGCGCACACCCAGTCCATGGCCAATCACAACTTCTTCGACCACAAGGACCGCGATGGCCGCACACCGGGTGATCGGGCCGAACTGGCAGGCTACGCCGGCCAGCAGATTGGCGAGAACATTGCCGCCGGGCAAGACACCGTGCGCAAGGTGGTCGATGGCTGGCTGTCCAGCCCCGGTCACTGCGCCAACCTGATGAACCCGCAGTTCCGCGAGCTGGGCGCGGCGTATGCGGTTGATCCGAAGAGTGATGCGGGCATTTACTGGACGGCGATGTTCGGTACGCCGTAA
- a CDS encoding winged helix-turn-helix domain-containing protein, whose product MPFVFEDYVLDEERRELTLRGQTVAVGPQVFDLLLLFVNNPDRVVSKDDLLKAVWSGRIVSESTITSHINAVRKAIGDTGEEQRLVRTVARKGYRFVGQIKVGGIGEAQQPDQPVIDERAHTDPKETPSSSLVLPDKPSITVLPFQNLSGDPEQEYFADGIVEDIIAALSRIRWLFVIARNSSFTYKGRTVDAKGVSQELGVRYVLEGSVRKCGNKVRITGQLIDATSGTHIWAERFEGTLNDIFELQDQIAESVVGAIAPQLERAEIERAKRKPTESLDAYDYYLRGMAKLHNGTREALDQALPLFYKAIELDPEFASAYGMAAWCHFWRKLNGWMTDRTQEIAEGVRLARLAVTLGRDDAVALTRGGHALSHLTGDVDGGIALLDRARLLNPNLAPAWYLGGILRTLRGETDAAIEQLTHAIRLSPLDPEMFRMQVGMALAHFFAGRFDLTTDWAEKALGNLPRFLAPVALVAASHALSGRMDKARLAMQRLRDLDPSLRISNLKDWLPIQRHEDSTRFADGLRLAGLPE is encoded by the coding sequence TTGCCATTCGTATTTGAAGACTACGTGCTCGATGAGGAGCGCCGGGAACTCACCTTGCGCGGGCAAACCGTGGCCGTCGGACCGCAGGTTTTCGATCTATTGCTGCTGTTCGTCAACAACCCTGATCGTGTCGTCAGCAAAGACGACCTGCTCAAGGCGGTGTGGAGTGGCCGGATCGTCTCGGAATCGACGATCACCAGTCACATCAATGCGGTGCGCAAGGCCATTGGCGATACGGGGGAGGAGCAGCGCCTGGTGCGCACCGTCGCCCGCAAGGGCTACCGCTTTGTCGGCCAGATCAAGGTCGGCGGAATCGGCGAAGCGCAACAGCCTGACCAGCCTGTCATCGACGAACGCGCGCATACAGACCCGAAGGAAACGCCCTCCTCCTCGCTCGTCCTCCCGGACAAACCTTCGATTACCGTCTTGCCCTTCCAGAACTTGAGCGGCGATCCGGAGCAGGAATATTTCGCTGACGGCATCGTCGAAGACATCATCGCTGCCCTGTCGCGTATCCGCTGGCTGTTCGTCATCGCGCGCAATTCGAGCTTCACCTACAAGGGCCGGACGGTGGACGCCAAGGGCGTCAGCCAGGAGCTGGGCGTTCGCTACGTGCTGGAAGGCAGCGTGCGCAAGTGCGGGAACAAGGTACGCATCACCGGGCAGCTCATCGACGCGACGAGCGGGACACATATCTGGGCGGAGCGCTTCGAAGGCACGCTCAACGACATCTTCGAGCTGCAGGATCAAATCGCCGAAAGCGTCGTCGGAGCCATCGCACCGCAGCTCGAACGGGCAGAAATCGAACGTGCCAAACGCAAACCGACGGAAAGCCTGGACGCCTACGACTACTACCTGCGCGGAATGGCAAAACTGCACAACGGCACCCGGGAAGCCCTCGACCAGGCGCTGCCGTTGTTCTACAAGGCCATCGAGCTCGATCCGGAATTTGCATCGGCCTATGGCATGGCAGCCTGGTGTCACTTCTGGCGCAAGCTGAATGGCTGGATGACCGATCGTACGCAAGAGATCGCTGAGGGCGTACGGCTTGCGCGGTTGGCGGTGACGCTTGGCCGGGATGATGCAGTCGCGTTGACGCGAGGCGGACATGCATTAAGCCATCTCACCGGCGATGTTGACGGCGGCATTGCATTGCTCGACAGGGCACGTCTGCTCAACCCCAACCTCGCCCCCGCCTGGTACCTGGGCGGTATCCTGCGCACGCTGCGCGGTGAAACAGACGCCGCCATCGAGCAACTTACCCATGCCATTCGCTTGAGTCCGCTGGATCCGGAAATGTTCAGGATGCAGGTCGGAATGGCGCTCGCGCATTTCTTTGCCGGGCGCTTCGATCTCACGACGGACTGGGCGGAAAAGGCGCTGGGCAACCTGCCCAGGTTCCTCGCCCCGGTGGCCTTGGTGGCGGCCAGTCATGCCCTCAGCGGACGAATGGATAAAGCGCGGCTGGCGATGCAGCGTCTTCGCGATCTGGATCCCTCTTTGCGTATCTCCAACCTGAAAGACTGGCTACCCATCCAACGGCACGAGGATTCCACGCGCTTCGCCGATGGACTACGGTTGGCCGGGTTACCCGAGTGA
- a CDS encoding HlyD family secretion protein, which translates to MNSLQDTAAIATGAIAGSPVVVARRSTRKTIGILLCVGAVVVVAAWGTMAVSSGTTSTDNAYVRGDVTSLAAKVAGYVTAVEVVDNQTVRAGDVLFRIDDRDFRAKLAQAEANVSAAKARLTHVDAQTQLQRALIRQAEAQRRSASADMDLAAKTHDRSRKLIASNAVSQALFDETGTARSRAEASVSAASATVEAQQQHIAVYVAEREAAVAAVSQAQAARDLAQIDLDYTVVRAPVDGVVGNRQVRVGRLVTPGVSLLDIVLVNDVWVVANFKETQLEHIRPGQRVRITVDGYPNTALEGVVDSFAPGSGAAFSLLPPDNATGNFVRVVQRVPVKIRLADNPLPGRIVPGLSARVEVTQGGGS; encoded by the coding sequence ATGAACTCGCTCCAGGACACGGCCGCCATTGCCACCGGGGCAATCGCCGGGTCCCCCGTCGTAGTGGCGCGGCGAAGCACGCGCAAGACAATCGGCATACTGCTGTGCGTCGGCGCGGTGGTGGTCGTGGCTGCCTGGGGGACCATGGCTGTTTCGAGCGGCACAACCTCGACCGATAACGCCTATGTTCGCGGTGACGTGACCTCACTCGCTGCAAAGGTGGCCGGCTATGTCACTGCGGTAGAGGTCGTGGACAACCAGACCGTCCGGGCGGGTGACGTCCTGTTTCGTATCGATGACCGGGACTTTCGCGCAAAGCTTGCGCAAGCAGAGGCTAATGTCAGCGCGGCAAAGGCTCGCCTGACCCATGTCGATGCGCAGACCCAGCTTCAGCGCGCGTTGATTCGGCAGGCCGAAGCTCAAAGACGTTCAGCCAGCGCCGACATGGATCTGGCAGCCAAGACCCACGATCGCAGTCGCAAACTGATCGCCAGCAACGCGGTGAGCCAGGCCTTGTTCGATGAAACCGGCACGGCGCGTTCCAGAGCCGAGGCGTCGGTATCGGCCGCTTCGGCAACGGTGGAGGCGCAACAGCAACACATTGCCGTCTATGTGGCCGAGCGAGAGGCTGCCGTGGCGGCCGTGTCGCAAGCACAGGCTGCGCGCGATCTCGCCCAGATCGATCTTGACTACACCGTGGTACGCGCGCCAGTGGATGGCGTCGTCGGTAACCGCCAGGTTCGTGTCGGCCGGCTCGTGACGCCGGGCGTTTCCCTGCTCGATATCGTGCTGGTCAATGATGTGTGGGTCGTGGCCAATTTCAAGGAAACCCAGCTCGAACATATCCGTCCCGGACAGCGCGTGCGCATCACGGTCGATGGTTACCCCAACACAGCACTTGAAGGCGTGGTCGACAGCTTTGCGCCGGGGAGTGGGGCGGCGTTCAGCTTGCTGCCGCCTGACAACGCAACCGGAAACTTTGTCCGTGTCGTGCAGCGGGTTCCGGTCAAGATCCGGCTGGCCGACAATCCGCTGCCGGGGCGCATCGTGCCAGGTCTGTCCGCGCGGGTGGAGGTGACGCAAGGGGGCGGCTCATGA